TACTGCGAGATTGCCCGGCGGACCCGTCGACTCGATGGCGTTTCACGGCGACCGGGCTTACGCCGCCGTCAACGGCCACGACCAGGTCGCCGAGATCACGCCGGGCGGAGTGCTGAAGATCCGGCTGATCGAGGAGCGAGGCGGACCGCGCGCGGTGGTCGGGCTCCGCGACGCCATCGAGGTCACCAACGGGGTGATGAACCTCGTCCCGATCATCTTCCCGGGAGCCGACACGACCTTCCTCGCCGCGCTCCAGCTCGGACGTCCGGTGATCGGGGCGGCAGGGCCGCAGGCGGCGTGGGTGCGTCGCGGCACTCACCTCGTCCGCGAAACATTGGGATCCGACAACCGGCCGGCGCGCAGGTACGTCGCAACGCCCGGCCCGCCCATGCGGGTCGTGATGGCGGGGGACGGTGGTTGCTACGTGTCGCTGCCGCCGATGCCTCGGCGGCGGGAGAACCTGGCGTACTTCTCGCGCAAGGCGCTCGAGGCTCGCCACCCCTCGCCGACGGATGTCCACGTCGGCCGGCGCGTCCTCGACTTCGCCCTCGACCCGGCCGGCGGTGTCGTCTTCATCGACCGCCGCGGCGCCCTTCAGCGCTGGGTCCCGGCAACCTGAGCGGCCCGGGGGCGGCTCGGCTAATCTGGCTGCTCGCGGCGGCGACGTCGCGAGGAGGCTTCGCCTAGTCCGGTCTATGGCGCCGCACTGCTAATGCGGTTTGGGTTTATCGCCCATCCCGGGTTCAAATCCCGGAGCCTCCGCCAAGCCGGCCAAGTGTGACGACGTTGGAACGCGCTGGGGACAGTCGCTGGTGTGGTCGTACCAATGGTCGTACCATGGGTCTATGGGTGTGGTGAAGCGATCGGTGTCGTTCGACGCAGACGTTTGGGATGCGTTGACTTCCGAAGCCGGCGGCGGAGCGGTCTCGCCGCTCATCAACGATGCGCTCGTGCACTACCTACGTCGCCGACGCGGACTGGTCGCGATGGAGGCGTACGAAGCGGAGTTCGGTGCCTTCACGGAGGCGGAGCTTGCCGAAGCCGATCGAGTTCTCGATTTCGCAGGCGTCGCGGACCTCACTGTCACGACAGCCGGCAGCAGCAAAGGTCGGCGATCCTCGACTCCGCGCGCTTCCCGGTCGCGGGCGCGGGCATAGCGCGAATGGCGGGCCTGACCTACGACGCGGGAGCCTTGCTCGCCGCGGAAGCGAATGACCGTCGAATCTGGGCGATTCATCGCCGCGCGCTCGAACGTTCGCATCTCCCTACTGTCCCGGTAGCCGCTTTGGCACAGGCCTGGCGCGGCGGCCCGCAGCCGTTGTTGTCGCGGCTCCTCGACTCGACTGTCGTCGATGACTTCAACGAGCCCATTGCGCGATCATCGGGCGCGCTGCTCGACCGTGCAGGCGGCGGCGATGTCGTCGACGCCAGCGTCGTGATCGGTGCGCTGCATCGCGGCGATGCTGTCGTGACGAGCGACCGCGACGACCTCACGGTGCTCGCGGCGGCGGCTGGAAGGAAGCTCGACATCATCACGGTCTGACGGCGTGATCCAGAAGGCTCGTGATCTGCGTCCTCTTCTTTATCGATCCACCGGAGAAACACACCCAACCCGCATTTTCAGTTGCAGTCCGAGTTGCGGTTTGCGCAGCTGCGCGTCAGTGTGGTTGGGCGTCCACAAGCGTCAACAACACGATCGCGCTGCATCGACTCGCGACCTACACCGACGTCGATGGTTGCCCGTCTCGAGGTGTTCGACGCGGCGCTGACGCTGCCGCCGGAGGAGCGCGCTGCATTAGCCCACCGACTGCTCACCAGCCTCGATGAGCTGGCCGACGATCCCGCTGTCGTCGCGTCGGAGTGGGCAGTCGAGGTCGCGCGGCGTATTAGTCGCATTGAGACCGGCGCCACCGAAGGTATGTCCGTGGACGAGGTGCGCGAGCAGCTCGACCGGTGACGCTGCGGGTGCGCTTCGATCTTGCAGCTTTCGATGAGGCGCGAGCGGCCCGTAACTG
This sequence is a window from Mycobacteriales bacterium. Protein-coding genes within it:
- a CDS encoding addiction module protein gives rise to the protein MVARLEVFDAALTLPPEERAALAHRLLTSLDELADDPAVVASEWAVEVARRISRIETGATEGMSVDEVREQLDR